A single genomic interval of Corvus cornix cornix isolate S_Up_H32 chromosome 1, ASM73873v5, whole genome shotgun sequence harbors:
- the VPS36 gene encoding vacuolar protein-sorting-associated protein 36, translated as MDRFSWTTGLLELGETLVVQQRGVRLSDGEEKLKFDSGVLLLSTHRLIWRDQKNHECCIAVPLSQIVFIEEQAAGIGKSAKIVVHLHPASSNKEPGPFQSSKYSYIKLSFKEHGQIEFYRRLSEEITQRRWESIPTGQAMQVNKDSQAGRIRAVGIVGIERKLEEKRKETDKNISEAFEDLSKLMEKAKEMVELSKSIANKIKEKQGDITEDETIRFKSYLLSMGIANPVTRETYGSGTQYHMQLAKQLAGILQTPLEERGGIMSLTEVYCLVNRARGLELLSPEDLVNACKMLESLKLPLRLRIFDSGVMVIELQSHNEEEMVAAALETVSEKGSLTADEFAKLVGMSVLLAKERLLLAEKMGHLCRDDSVEGLRFYPNLFLTQS; from the exons ATGGACAGGTTCTCGTGGACCACcgggctgctggagctgggagagacGCTGGTGGTCCAGCAGCGCGGCGTGCGCCTCAGCGACGGGGAGGAGAAG TTGAAATTCGATAGTGGAGTTTTACTGCTGAGCACACACCGACTGATCTGGAGGGATCAGAAGAATCAT GAGTGCTGCATTGCTGTACCTCTGTCTCAGATTGTGTTTATTGAAGAGCAAGCAGCTGGGATAGGAAAAAG TGCCAAAATAGTAGTTCATCTTCATCCTGCTTCTTCAAACAAAGAACCTGGTCCATTCCAAAGCAGCAAATATTCCTACATCAAGCTTTCTTTCAAAGAACATGGGCAGATTGAG TTCTATAGACGATTATCAGAAGAAATCACACAAAGGAGATGGGAGAGCATACCCACTGGTCAGGCCATGCAAGTTAACAAGGATTCACAG gcaggaAGAATAAGGGCTGTAGGAATTGTAGGTATTGAAaggaaattagaagaaaaaagaaaagagactgacaaaaacatttctgag gCTTTTGAGGACCTTAGCAAACTAATGGAGAAG GCTAAGGAAATGGTGGAGTTATCCAAGTCAATAGCTAAtaagattaaagaaaaacaaggtgACATCACTGAGGATGag ACCATTAGGTTCAAGTCCTATCTACTGAGTATGGGTATAGCTAATCCAGTTACGAGGGAAACATATGGATCTGGTACACAGTACCACATGCAGCTGGCGAAGCAACTGGCTGGAATCCTGCAGACACCCTTAGAG GAGCGAGGGGGGATCATGTCTCTTACAGAAGTGTACTGCCTGGTGAATCGTGCTCGAGGGCTAGAG TTGCTGTCCCCAGAAGATTTAGTGAATGCTTGTAAAATGCTGGAATCACTGAAATTGCCACTAAG GCTTCGGATATTTGATAGTGGTGTGATGGTGATTGAGCTCCAGTCTCATAATGAAGAGGAAATGGTAGCTGCTGCTTTAGAGACA GTATCTGAAAAGGGTTCTCTCACAGCTGATGAGTTTGCTAAGCTGGTGGGGATGTCTGTTCTCTTAGCCAAAGAAAG GCTGCTTCTTGCTGAAAAGATGGGCCATCTTTGCAGAGATGATTCAGTGGAAGGCTTGAGATTCTACCCAAATTTATTTCTGACACAAAGCTAA